In the Candidatus Baltobacteraceae bacterium genome, one interval contains:
- a CDS encoding zf-HC2 domain-containing protein — MQHLTSDLLIDYLHHELGPADDARVLAHLETCEECKHELNVEATITDRLRAVARAEELDLPLGMQSAIMARIADLRPNRWHALHKFLRPIVIVPFAAAIAAGAFFLTPVLSPPASQSAGLPVSYYLQEHDVRAQENPLGDRSAVILSSLNSTNDGVPVMQAVDASR; from the coding sequence ATGCAGCATCTCACGAGCGACCTACTCATCGACTACCTCCACCACGAGCTCGGCCCCGCGGACGACGCTCGCGTACTAGCACATCTCGAGACGTGTGAAGAATGCAAGCACGAACTCAACGTCGAGGCAACCATAACCGACCGGCTGCGCGCAGTCGCGCGGGCCGAAGAGCTCGATCTTCCGCTGGGCATGCAAAGCGCGATCATGGCACGCATCGCGGACCTGCGCCCAAATCGCTGGCATGCATTGCATAAGTTCTTGCGTCCGATCGTGATCGTTCCGTTCGCCGCTGCCATCGCCGCCGGCGCCTTCTTCCTCACGCCCGTCTTGTCGCCGCCGGCGTCGCAGAGCGCTGGGCTCCCCGTCAGCTATTATCTGCAAGAGCATGACGTTCGGGCACAGGAGAATCCGCTTGGTGACCGGAGCGCAGTCATTTTGTCGTCGCTGAACTCGACGAATGACGGCGTACCGGTGATGCAAGCCGTTGATGCGTCGCGCTAA